In Prionailurus bengalensis isolate Pbe53 chromosome D4, Fcat_Pben_1.1_paternal_pri, whole genome shotgun sequence, the DNA window TGGGTCCTGCTGTGGCACTAGCCGTGGAGGCGCTGGGCCGGGCACTGCCTGTGGACCTGAGGTTTGTCAGCTCGGAACTAGATGGCGCCTGCTCTGAGTACCTGGCACCGCTGCGCGCTGTGGACCTCAAGCTGTACCACGACCCTGATCTTCTGTTGGGTCCCGGTTGCGTGTACCCCGCTGCCTCTGTGGCCCGCTTTGCCTCACATTGGCGCCTTCCCCTGCTGACTGCGGGTGCTGTGGCCTCTGGTTTTGCAGCTAAGAATGAGCATTATCGTACTCTGGTGCGCACTGGCCCCTCTGCTCCCAAGCTGGGTGAGTTTGTAGTGACATTACACGGGCACTTCAATTGGACTGCCCGTGCTGCCTTGCTGTATCTGGATGCTCGCACAGATGACCGGCCTCACTACTTCACCATCGAGGGCGTCTTTGAGGCCCTGCAGGGCAGCAACCTCAGTGTGCAGCACCAGGTGTATGCCCGTGAGCCAGGGGGCCCTGAGCAGGCCACCCACTTCATCCGGGCCAACGGGCGCAGTGAGTGTGGCCCAGGCTATCTTAGGGTCAGGGGAGGAGGGTTGCTGTATCCCTGCAGCTCAGCACTGGGAAACTGTGGATGGAGGTGGGCACTGAGATGTATGTGGTGGTTGGGGTCAAGAAGCACATGTGGAGAGAGCACCTGTGAGAAGGCTAAGCCATTGTATTAGGGGAGCTTGTGGACAGCATAGGCAGATATAAACAAGGAATAAGATAGCATGAGAGGTGGAGCCTGTGTCAGAGAAGAAGGTGGGATTGGGGGGAAACTGACTTTCGGGAGCAATACGAGTGCCCTAGAGTACGGGATGTGGTTGATGGCCACTCCAGAATGAGTGTCATCTGTGAGCAGAAACTTCTCAGACGGGGCACCAAGACAGGGCAGAAAAATAGTAAGGACTCCATAAATGGGCTTTTGGACTCAGCGCATTTGTTGGGGAAAGACAGAGTAAAACTGCCACTGACAGTAATTTTGAGCAGTCAGTGCCTTTGAGCCTAGGGAGAGGCAGGGCCGAATGGGGCAGTGAGGAGGGCTGGGTGGGGCGCAGCAGTCAGAGCTCTGGGAAGAGGAGGGGCTTAAAGGCTGATAGCTCCCTTCCTCTGGGGTCTGGAGTCAGACTCTGACCTCTGCCAGATGGTCCATAAAGCCCCAAGGTACTTATGACATAGACTCcaagggggagggatggggagcaTATGTTGGGTGGTTGATAGGTTAGGGCACTTTCTTCCTTGCTGAAGATGGAAATGCAGATGGTTCAGAGAGGGGGCTGCCTGGGGACTGGGGACTTTCTCAGAATGCTCCTCTGTTTTATACTCGTTCCCAGTTGTGTATATCTGTGGCCCTCTGGAGATGCTGCATGAGATCCTGCTCCAGGCCCAGAGGGAGAACCTGACCAATGGGGATTATGTCTTCTTTTACCTGGACGTCTTTGGGGAGAGTCTTCGTGCAGGCCCCACACGCTCTACAGGCCGGCCCTGGCAGGACAATCGCACCCGGGAACAGGCCCAGGCCCTCAGAGAGGCCTTTCAGGTATCATTTGCGCcaaaagtggaggagggggaaaggaaacTTCTTTGGAGATTCTCTGTCATAAGACCCACAGAAACCCCAGAAACAGGGCAGGAATTATGAGCTACAAGAGTGAAATTAACAGAGGCTTTTTGAGTCTCCTATCATTCTTCCTTACTTCCCCACTTTTGTGACTCTTTTCTCATTACTAAGGCTACCTCCCAAGATCCTGGAACATTCTCTTAAGTCCCACTAGTAGACTTTACTGTGAGGGGGAAAAGTTCAGGAAAAGACCTGGTCCTGGGCTCTGGGAGGACTTCCATCTTTTCTGGATAGGCGAGGTATGATTGAGGCACAGTTAGATACAAATACGAGAAAGAATATGATTATGTGTCCTGGAACAGACACTAAGAACTTGGGGTTCAGATGAGGGAGAGTCAATGTGAGCTGGGTTTAGGGAAGCTTTTTTATAAAGATGAGAATCTTTTGTGACTTGAAAGATAGATGCCATAGTCCTAGTCTCAGCAGGAGAGAGGATCTAGGCAGTCTgagcaaagagataaaagatagaAATGGGCATGTTTGGGAAACCAAGAAGATACTGACCTGACAAGAAAGAAGGGTTGGCTTGAAGCAGATGTAGGAAATAATGTTGCAAAGATATAGTCAGATTAAGGAGAGCTCTGAAGCTAAAATTAAGGTGCTTGGACTTGGATGTGGGGTCCTTGATATTTTTTTgtgaagagaaatataaagacaGAATTCTGGTTGGATAAGAAGAGGAGGAGGTTAGAGGCAGTGAGACCACCTGTATTCAGGTCAAATGGAGTGAGGTGATATAGGCTTCAAGGACAGTGGCAGTAGtaggaatggaaagaaatgaatttaGGAAACAACTTGCAGGGGAAATTGACATGACTGTTCATTtcactcttctgctcaaaacTTTCAATGACTAAATTCCTACAGAATAAAGTCCTGACTCCTTATCATGACATTTCAGACCTTCTACAGTCTGTGTTCAGCCCAGGTTTTCAGTCTTGCCTCCTAGTGCCCCTCATGCCCAGTACTCCAGCCAACCAGACCTCTCTCAGTTCCCCAACCCCtgggcctccctgcccccttgTCGTTGTGCTCTTTGCTCtatttttctagaatgttctttcttcCCTCATGCTAAATCTCTGCCCCTGCAAATCACACCCATGAATTGTTCCCTGACTCTTCCACCAATTTTTTCACTATCTCTCCTTTTTCTGAAAAAGGATTTTAAGTGGCATGTAGGGTAACTTTAAAGACTTTTCAACCCTGGGATTCTCTGAATCTAAAATTCAGTAGATCTTTACAAGGGCTGGACTTGGGTGGTCATCTTCTCTAATGAGTAAAATTTTGTGTGactgtaattatatatttagtgGTATCTGTGAATGACATGTCTTGTATGAGTCTGTGACTGTCACACTTGAACCTGGGCAGTGGCAGGACAGGTTTTGTTTATGCTGTCACTTTTGCTTAAAACAACCTTCTCACCTTTGTCTGTCTGGataatgtgtgtgtattctttaagGCTCAGAtcagttatttttcctttgaggaaACAATCCTTGAATCCCCAGGTTGGACTGAATTTCCTATTCTTGTGCTTAACTCCATCTCCTGTAGAGCTTAACCACATTATCAGTCAATGTTTGAGTCATTTGAATATTGGCTCATTCTGTTAGTGTctgttgagcacctattatgtccCAATCACTGTGCGAGGTACTGGTATGCAGTGGAGAACATAACAGATGTAGCCCCTGCCTGGAGCTTACATTTAGTAGGAGAGACAGacattaaataagcaaataaatacaaacataggACAACTTGCGGTGCGTGTTACTAAAAACCCcgtaaaaaataaaaccaggaaaaaaaaaagcgcttCTCATGAGAAGGGAATGGCAAGGGAATTGTACTCTAGCTAGTGTGGTCAAGGAAGATCTCTGTGGCTCTCCTGGGTGGGAGGACTCCATAGCTTTATGGGCTGTATTCTTTTTTGTGGAAGGAATATCTCTCTTTCTTGTCTGAGAATTCCTACCAGTCAAGGGGCCCCAGCACTTAGCTTAGGGGGAAATGAGATCTAGTGAGCTAACAATTAGGTAAATTAATTCTCAGTTCTCCCACTTACTGCAGGCAttattcagaaaaacaaagagggacTTTGCTATGACATAAAAGAAGGGGAAATAGGCAGTCAAGAATATGCTGAGGGGGAAATCAAGGCTTTGGGTGGGATGAGGGTAAGGAAGTAATGAAGTGTTTTCTAGAAAAACCACTCATGTTGTTCCAGTGCTGAAGCAGGGCAAGGGGCGAGGGAAGTGGGCAGTCAGCTCCAGTCAAGGATGAAAGAGCAGAGAGCCCTTAACCAGAGATACCTGGTCTACTGGGGGAGAGGCTCAGAAATTAAGTATATTGATATGATTTTTCTTGCCCATTGAGCTATAGCTACTGGCGGGCAAGGATCATGCTCATCTTTGTATTCCATATGCCTAGCACATACTTGTTAAAGTGAATTACCGGGTGTGTTGGGGAGAAGCGGGGACACGACTAAGAATTCGTCTGCAGAGGAGTAGAGCCGGCAGGTACTATAAACCAAGATGATCAGCCAGGACAGAGAATACGTAGACACAATGGAGCTAAATAAGCAAATGACCAGGCTCTATGGTCCCAGGCTGTGCATTTGAGGACTCCAGGGTCAAACCTAGACAGAAGTCTCAACCCAGGTGACCAGCATGAGATTGCATTACAGAGGGGACACCAGCAGCTAGAATGGAAGTCAGGGCTGGACCGAGGGCCGCGTAAGACAGAATCTCTTCTGGAGAcaattttttgtctgtttaagCCACTGCTGACAGCGCCTCCTGATGTGGCTGAGGGGGCCTCAAACGTAGGCCTCAAGGCACACGCCAGTGCCTAGGTGTACATCTGGCTTCACTCACAGCTAAACCTGTTTTTGGCagcctttgcttgtttttttttcctcacctggAGTCCGCTGAAAAAAGGGACACCATTATCTACCTCCCTTTACCTGCTTCTCTCTAGCCCTTGAGCAAGCATAGAAATTCTTTGgacattcttcttctttcttgctcttttttttagtAGCTAGTAACCACAGCAAAACAGTCTAGCATAGCAGTTTTCAAAATGTGGTCTTGGAACCCTGGGGGGTCACTGAAATCCTCTTAGAAGGACcatgaggtcaaaactatttaagaaataatactaaGATGTTTATTTGCGTCCTCACTCTTACTCCTCCACGATTGcacagtggagttttccagaggctacatgACACGTGCTGCTGTTATCACTCTGGCAGCTGTCGAAGGGGTAGTTGAATAttcttgtgttttaaaagtttgtcagttttaatttctaaaacataaatattgATAGATGTAATCCAAACAATCAAAAGCTCTTTGTGGTCCTCAGTAATTTTTAGTGGTATAAAGAGGTCATGAgatcaaaaagtttgagaactgctagTCTAGCAAACAGATAAACCTAGAGAATTATGATGtgtttaaaaagtgttaaaaaccTGTTATCAGCCTttgtattgaaatataatttgtgtTAAGCATGATCTTTTGGGgctcttttcctgattttttttttacatcgtTTGTCAACAATATCCTacccttctatttttcttttattcttgaaacAGGTGTTACTGAACAAACCCTCCCAACTCCACCTCAGCccccttcttttaaattttgcccGAGGGTGGGAGAGTATTACAAGTATGTGATCAAGGATCCAAATGCCCCAGTAAGAATAATTACATTATGAAGCAAACTCTAGTCTAATGTAATGAATACATATTAGaaactgaatttattatttcctaCCTAGAATGAATTTATATGTAATAAATCATATGTGATTTATCTAGTATCTCTATGTCCACATGTACTTTCAGTGATAGGAATTAACAGAACTGGTAGAAGTCCGTAGATGTTATGTTCACAAAGTCacatttcataaaatacattGATCTGAAGTCTTTCCCTGAGGTTGCGATGCCAATTTCCCATCTAAGACAAAGGCTAGTCTCAGTGATTGGGTAGGCCTGAGGTGTAGGCAGAGGCCAGTGTGTCCATCAGCTAAGGAAGGGAGAATGTGTAAGGTCGGTGGGAGTCACATGGGCACCccagtgagagacagagatgtgCTAACTTAAGGCCAGTGAGATGTGGGTGTGGCTGAgatcacatatgtcatttgctCGTCTGTGAAATGTGTGTGGGCATATGACTACATGTTTTCTCTGTGACACATGTCTACTACTTAGTGACATATAGGACCATGCCACTATGCAGGACAGTGTTGCTGATGGTAGGTGTTCCACACGTTAAATGAATGGGTCCACAACTTTTCACAGATGGAATCATTGTCTCCAAGTATTTCCCCCAGTTGTCATAGAACCTGAAATCTCTTTTATTTACTAGAATGGAGGCACCGTTCCAAGTGacccaaatgaaaatataaacactttttttttttgaaaatataaacatttaactGATAACATTAACAGTGATTAAGACCTCAGAGAGGAGCTGTTTTATTAGTGTTGTCCTTGATAGTGAATAGGAAGGGACAGAGTGAGCAGCTGTGAGTGCTGTGGCAGCCTGGCAGGGAGGCTTGGCTGGTGGAGACGCTTGGGGATGGAGTTGATTTCATCTATTTCCTAGTTGCCACCTTCCCAGAACCATGCACCTTTCATGGAGGAGTGCCACTCACTTTTTCCCAGATGTATTGAACATATTCCAtacatatatcacacacacagGGGCACACACAACACAGAGTTTAGTATCCTCTCAGCCTTCAGACTCACCCGTGTATATTTCATATCATGTGTATTTCACCAAGTTTCCCTatcctgcttcctctctttcccaaTGCCTATCTTGAATCCTTTTCACTCTCCCCCATGTGCTGTTGGTACAGACAGTATTGGTGATCACATACCGAGAACCCCCAAATCCTGAGTATCAGGAATTCCAGAATCGTCTGCTGATAAGAGCCCGGGAAGATTTTGGTGTGGAGCTAGCCCCCTCCCTGGTAAGTAGATCTCTCTTTCCTGAGAGTCAGGCCAGGCTTTGAGGAAAGGCTCTTCTCCCTAACTCAGCATTAAGCCTTGGCCGTGGAGCCAGCCATACATGGGAACTGTCTGCTTTTatacaggatttttctttttgcccttttGTCAAGTGAGGTAGGGCTGGCACTTTAGgaatgagaggaaggaaggaagcaaaccagaagagagaagaggtagAGGGAGACCCCAGAGATGGgaaagggggctggggaggggcctggcagTTCATTTGGAGAGTACTGCTAAAGTTACCACCCCTAGATGAACCTCATTGCTGGCTGCTTCTATGATGGGATCCTGCTATATGCTGAAGTCCTGAACGAGACAATACAGGAAGGAGGCACCCGGGAAGATGGACTTCGAATAGTGGAGAAGATGCAGGGCCGAAGATACCACGGTAATGAAGAAGGCCAGGAGGAGACCAGAGGGCTGCTCTCAGGCCTGGGAGTGGAGTAggcagaagaaaacacaagataCGAGGGGCAGGAGGAAGTTAGTGGGAGGTCAGAGAACGTGGTAGAGGTGGGCGTGTATTAAgaacaggggcagggagggactcTAAGGAATTAGAGGAATCAGGGCATAGGAGAGGGGCATAGAATAGATCTCAAAGTAAGGGCTACTCTTTTCTATCTTAGGTGTAACTGGACTGGTTGTTATGGACAAGAACAATGACCGAGAGACTGATTTTGTCCTGTGGGCTATGGGAGATCTGGATTCTGGGGACTTCCAGGTGATGGGGGAAGAAGCAGGGAGGAGAATGTGGGCCCTGAATATCCAGCTTTCAGAGGTTCAGTGGGGCAGAACCAAAGTTGGTAGAGGCAGGGACTTACTTTCTCTGCTGGAGCTGCATGCTGGGTAGGTGGGAAGTTGGGAGAGAAAAGCAGCCAAATAGCTGGGGTCTGGGAGAGAGGCTGGTGGGAGCAGGCCTGTGGGCCCAGTTTTCTCCTTCCTCACAGCCTGCAGCTCACTACTCAGGAGCCGAGAAGCAGATTTGGTGGACAGGACGGCCTATCCCCTGGGTGAAGGGGGCCCCCCCCTTGGACAATCCCCCCTGTGCCTTTGACTTGGACGACCCATCCTGTGATAAAAGTGGGTGTGTGCAGGGGTTGGGAGTaattcttcctcccctctctcccattctttcaCCTCCCCTCCCTAACTCCCCATCCTTAGCTCTGTTTTCCTTGACTTGTATACTGTATACCCCTTCCTCACTTCTTTCCCTCCAGAAATCTGTCTGCTTCTCACACCCTGAGCACCACCCCCGCCCCGTCCTCAGCTCCACATAGTCTTTCTCAGGGTCCCCTCTCTCCTTCAGCTCCGCTTTCAACTCTGGCGATTGTGGCACTGGGCACAGGAATCACCTTCATCATGTTTGGTGTCTCCAGCTTCCTCATTTTCCGGTGAGTTCTGGCCTTCCCACCgacctgctccctccctcccactgcccaggCTTTCTGGGGGTTAGTGGGTATCTTTCGTTTGATGGCTACCTCTTAGGCCTAACGTCTTCCTCTCTAGCCTTTCTCGTTAAGCTGTCTTTTAGCCTAGGTGTTGCTTTCCCACTTTTGGTTCTAGACTGGGTGTCCTAACTAGGGATTTTGAGTGGGGTTTTATAAGGGCAAAGGTGAATTTTCCGTGAATGCTACCATATTAAGAAAGAACTTTTACCTTCAGCCTCTGTGTTTTCAAGTGAGCATAGGGCATGTATCCCCTATGTAGAGAATGCATCCTTCTGTCTCAGTCCTGCAGCGAGTCCCGCCTCAGGTATAAAAGTTGTAGCATCGGGAGCTTCAGGGAAGCCGCTGAAACCCCACTGTTGGCTTACGGGGTGGCAGGATTGGGCTTGCCAGTCAACTGAGATGTGCAGTCCTTACAGAAAGCTGATGCTGGAGAAGGAGCTGGCTAGCATGTTGTGGCGCATTCGCTGGGAAGAACTGCAATTTGGCAATTCAGAACGATATCATAAAGGTGCAGGCAGTCGCCTCACACTGTCGCTGGTGAGCCCTTGTCTCAGctgtccctctgcttccctctgagTTCCTGTCCTTTCGTACCCTGGACCTTTCCCAGCACATTGGCCTGTAATGATAGCCCCTGCACTGCCACCATCATCTAATGTTCCTTTCATCCTTCCGCCTCCATGTTGCCCTTGGCCCCAGCGGGGATCCAGTTACGGCTCGCTCATGACAGCCCATGGGAAATACCAGATCTTTGCCAACACCGGTCACTTCAAGGTGAACAGTCATCCGCTTGTTCTGGTCCCCACCATTTCATCCTGTCTCATCCCCATCTATCACCTCTTCCCACAAATCTCTGCCCCTCATAACCTTCCTTCCTGTGTCCAGCTGAGCTCCTGGATGTCCACAGTTCTCCAGTATTTCCCAGCACCCAGGAActaatttcccttttcctctttcactCCTGCCATCAGGGAAATGTTGTTGCCATCAAACACGTGAATAAGAAGCGCATTGAGCTGACCCGGCAGGTTCTGTTTGAACTCAAACATGTATGTAATGGTGTGTGGGTTCAGGGTTCAGGGTAAAAagggatggagaagaggaaagggggaagaagagaggggaataGTAAAATTGGCTAGGAGGTCAAGGGGTTTATTTATAAGTGATTTTAAGTTGCAGGTACAATTAAGAGAAAGGCTCTCTCATGCAGTGGTAGATTTCtgtatctctttgaattctctcccccgccccctcaccttttgttgttattgttgttagaTGAGAGATGTTCAGTTCAACCATCTCACTCGCTTCATTGGTGCCTGCATTGACCCTCCCAACATTTGCATTGTCACCGAGTATTGTCCTCGTGGGAGTTTACAGGTAAGGGAAAGGTGGAGATTCTAGGGGCAGGGGAGAAAGGACTGTGATAGCTAGTGCTACTAGGATAGTCACATAATCTGTTCCATGTCACTACCAGGATATTCTGGAAAATGACAGCATCAACTTGGACTGGATGTTTCGTTATTCGCTCATTAATGACCTTGTTAAGGTGAGTCTTCCCCACTCTTCCTTAAGAGTTCATCTGCTTTAAAATGCCTTTGTTTCTTGATCTTTGCTTTCAGCTTCTCCTTCCTAGTCCTCTAAAAGTCCCGTTTTCTCCAGTTCCCCTTATACCTCTGGTTGGGCAATAATGGGTAAATAAAGGGTCTGGAGTTTTTAATTGGGGGAGATGTATTGGCCACAATGAGTCCTGTACTTGTAAAGAAGTTTCGTGTTCCTGCCCTAAATATCTCTAATCTCTTGccatcatctttttttgtttgcttgtttttaaaccTCCACGAGCTTATATTAagatttcttaggaaaaaaatgaatgaggtcATCAAACATAGAATCATGTATTCTCTGACCAATATTTGGCATATCTGCTCTTTTGttcagaaaaactgaaatttttttttcaacgtttatttttttatttttgggacagagagagacagagcatgaacgggggaggggcagagagagagggagacacagaatcggaaacaggctccaggctctgagccatcagcccagagcctgacgtggggctcgaactcccggaccgcgagatcgtgacctggctgaagtcagacgcttaaccgactgcgccacccaggcgcccccagaaaaactgaaattttataaagAACGTTTACTAGTAAAACtaagagaaaccaaagaaaattatCCTAAACCTGTAGTATCTTCCCATATATTAGGTTTTAGCTATTTTCAAGTGACCCAGAGGCCCGTGGGTTTAGAGAGGTATGAATTTGAATCTTGCATGGGTCGGACAGGTGTTTAGAGCAAGTGCTGCAGCCAGTGAGTTAGCCCAGTGGGTCACTTGTACCTGAAGCTGGCTTTGGCTTTTCTGTTTAATTCTCATGAggttatttagaatttttgtgtgtgtgtgaaagtttgccattaaatgagataaaatattagGTAAAGTTGATGTGTTGGCTGTGacattaaatataagaaaaatatgactTTTCAGAGAACAATAATTTGATGGAAAAGTGATTTAGAACAAAGCCAGAAGCCTGATTAATCCTTTCTGTATTCACAAATTTGGTGACTCCCAAAGGTTTTGTTgatatcaaaaggaataaaaaggaggaGTTCACAGAGACTGGAATTATGAATTGTTTATGTCCAGAGCTAAATATTTAGACACAGTTGTTTTGGTTAGCATATAGAACAGTgcatcctttttctgttccaccTGAACTGACGTGGGTGGGCTCCTAGGGTTTCATTTTGGGAAGCATCACTCTGCCTTCTTAGGACCTGCCTAATGGTCCCTCATATGCAAAGGTTTTCTCCTGTCTGGACCCACGGGGCCAGAAATGTCTGGTTTCTGTGTTGGCTTGGCAGCTGTCTCCtacttttgtccattttccagggttttactaatttactattttctccactttctctctggcccttacTTTCCTCCTCCATCCTGACTTGCCTGCCTACACATGGTTATATGTTAAAGTTGACAACTGGTTAGTCTTGGTACATCTGGGTACTCTGGATAGCTGAGTCTCTAGCCTTCCTAGGTTTTCCTAGTGGTGGCCGTACATTTGAGGCCATCGTGGGTGTCAGTCACATCAGTCTTAGAGTTCACCCTCCTAGTTCTGTTCACTACTCAGAAGACTGACTGCTCTTTCTAGGGTAAATAACTGATAGCTCCCCTTGTCCTTCCCCTTAAACATTTCTTCTGTCCCTGGTGCCTAGGTGCCAATATACTGTTTATGGTACCAGGAAGGGAGAACTGTCCTAGTCAGCCTGCTTCTTTGGGTAGAAACTGCAAAGGATGCTTTCCAAAAGTAGCTTATGGTTTTTA includes these proteins:
- the NPR2 gene encoding atrial natriuretic peptide receptor 2 isoform X2 — protein: MALPSLLLLVAALAGGVRPPGARNLTLAVVLPEHNLSYAWAWPRVGPAVALAVEALGRALPVDLRFVSSELDGACSEYLAPLRAVDLKLYHDPDLLLGPGCVYPAASVARFASHWRLPLLTAGAVASGFAAKNEHYRTLVRTGPSAPKLGEFVVTLHGHFNWTARAALLYLDARTDDRPHYFTIEGVFEALQGSNLSVQHQVYAREPGGPEQATHFIRANGRIVYICGPLEMLHEILLQAQRENLTNGDYVFFYLDVFGESLRAGPTRSTGRPWQDNRTREQAQALREAFQTVLVITYREPPNPEYQEFQNRLLIRAREDFGVELAPSLMNLIAGCFYDGILLYAEVLNETIQEGGTREDGLRIVEKMQGRRYHGVTGLVVMDKNNDRETDFVLWAMGDLDSGDFQPAAHYSGAEKQIWWTGRPIPWVKGAPPLDNPPCAFDLDDPSCDKTPLSTLAIVALGTGITFIMFGVSSFLIFRKLMLEKELASMLWRIRWEELQFGNSERYHKGAGSRLTLSLRGSSYGSLMTAHGKYQIFANTGHFKGNVVAIKHVNKKRIELTRQVLFELKHMRDVQFNHLTRFIGACIDPPNICIVTEYCPRGSLQDILENDSINLDWMFRYSLINDLVKGMAFLHNSIIASHGSLKSSNCVVDSRFVLKITDYGLASFRSTAEPDDSHALYAKKLWTAPELLGGNPLPTTGMQKADVYSFGIILQEIALRSGPFYLEGLDLSPKEIVQKVRNGQRPYFRPSIDRTQLNEELVLLMERCWAQEPAERPDFGQIKGFIRRFNKEGGTSILDNLLLRMEQYANNLEKLVEERTQAYLEEKRKAEALLYQILPHSVAEQLKRGETVQAEAFDSVTIYFSDIVGFTALSAESTPMQVVTLLNDLYTCFDAIIDNFDVYKVETIGDAYMVVSGLPGRNGQRHAPEIARMALALLDAVSSFRIRHRPHDQLRLRIGVHTGPVCAGVVGLKMPRYCLFGDTVNTASRMESNGQALKIHVSSTTKDALDELGCFQLELRGDVEMKGKGKMRTYWLLGERKGPAGLL